The following proteins are encoded in a genomic region of Acinetobacter chinensis:
- the adeR gene encoding efflux system response regulator transcription factor AdeR yields the protein MYPNLQHSFENSVILVVEDDYDIGDILEKYIKNENMQVIRALDGQQALECLKANSIDLILLDIKLPKLNGWEILQIIRQTSHLPVIMLTALDDQVNKIMGLKMGADDFIIKPFNPNEVIARIQAVLRRSTSQNMEITNIIRYRNIEINPDHHQVYISNGQRNQLLNLTLTEYKILFLMAKTPNKVFTRNELIQNCMPESDALDRTVDSHISKLRKKLEENDVNGLLINVRGVGYRLDQNHEI from the coding sequence ATGTATCCAAATCTACAGCACAGCTTCGAAAACAGCGTCATTCTCGTTGTAGAAGATGATTATGATATTGGTGACATTCTTGAAAAATACATAAAAAATGAAAACATGCAGGTCATCCGTGCATTGGATGGACAACAAGCTTTAGAGTGCCTAAAAGCCAACTCTATCGACCTGATTCTCCTTGATATTAAATTACCCAAACTAAATGGCTGGGAAATTCTACAAATCATCCGTCAAACAAGTCATTTACCTGTCATTATGCTGACTGCCTTAGATGATCAAGTGAATAAGATCATGGGGCTAAAAATGGGTGCTGATGACTTTATTATTAAGCCATTTAACCCAAACGAAGTGATTGCACGAATACAAGCCGTACTTAGACGAAGTACAAGCCAAAATATGGAAATAACTAATATTATTCGTTATAGAAATATTGAAATTAATCCAGATCATCATCAAGTTTACATTTCAAATGGTCAAAGAAATCAGTTGCTCAACCTTACGTTAACTGAGTATAAGATACTGTTTTTGATGGCAAAAACACCGAATAAAGTCTTTACACGTAATGAATTGATCCAAAACTGTATGCCTGAAAGTGATGCTTTAGATCGCACTGTAGATAGCCATATCAGCAAATTACGCAAAAAACTTGAAGAAAATGATGTAAATGGCTTATTAATCAATGTCCGTGGCGTGGGGTATCGCTTAGATCAAAATCATGAAATTTAA
- a CDS encoding IS3-like element ISAba14 family transposase (programmed frameshift) → MARRPRRNHSNDFKAKVALAAIKAEKTLAELSAEFDVHQNQIIDWKNQLISASSQAFDQSKAPTEPPIDLKKLHAKIGEQALEIGFFRRCVEETGPLQPQKLIDDSLQISVSKQAKLLKVSRGCYYYRPKPVSASDLKLMRCIDELHMQYPFAGSRMMRDLLNRQGHHIGRRHTRTLMKKMGIQALYCKPNLSQANQAHRKYPYLLKGLAIQRSNQVWSTDITYIPMAKGFVYLCAVIDWHSRKVLAHRVSISMEVDFCISALNEAIEKYGRPEIFNTDQGSQFTSDAFIDVLKSNGIQISMDGKGRWVDNVMVERLWRSVKYEEVYLKAYSSVTDAKKQLSAYFEFYNLKRPHSSLDKMTPNEFYYDQLPQQNKVA, encoded by the exons ATGGCACGTAGACCAAGAAGAAATCATTCAAATGATTTTAAAGCTAAGGTAGCACTTGCTGCGATTAAAGCAGAAAAAACACTTGCTGAATTGAGTGCTGAGTTTGATGTTCATCAAAACCAAATTATTGACTGGAAAAATCAATTGATCTCAGCTTCCTCGCAAGCTTTCGATCAATCAAAAGCTCCAACAGAACCACCCATCGATCTAAAAAAACTACATGCAAAAATCGGTGAGCAGGCATTAGAAATTG GATTTTTTAGAAGGTGTGTTGAAGAAACTGGGCCGCTTCAACCACAAAAGTTAATCGACGACTCACTTCAGATTTCAGTATCTAAGCAAGCTAAGCTGCTGAAAGTCTCCCGTGGTTGTTATTACTATCGCCCAAAACCTGTGAGTGCATCAGATCTGAAGCTGATGCGATGTATTGATGAATTACATATGCAATATCCTTTTGCAGGCAGTCGTATGATGCGTGATTTGTTGAATCGTCAAGGACATCATATAGGACGACGTCATACACGTACTTTAATGAAGAAAATGGGTATTCAGGCGTTATATTGCAAACCAAATTTAAGCCAGGCTAATCAAGCTCACCGTAAATATCCATATCTGCTCAAAGGGTTGGCTATTCAGCGCAGTAATCAAGTGTGGTCTACGGATATAACGTATATCCCTATGGCAAAAGGCTTTGTTTATTTATGTGCTGTGATTGATTGGCATAGCCGCAAGGTACTTGCGCATAGGGTATCGATTAGTATGGAGGTGGATTTTTGTATTTCGGCTTTAAATGAAGCGATTGAAAAATATGGTCGACCTGAAATATTTAATACAGACCAAGGCAGCCAGTTTACCAGTGATGCATTTATTGATGTATTGAAATCAAATGGCATTCAAATCAGTATGGATGGTAAAGGTCGATGGGTAGATAATGTGATGGTTGAACGATTATGGCGGAGCGTTAAATATGAAGAGGTGTATCTCAAAGCTTATAGCAGTGTCACAGATGCGAAAAAGCAATTAAGTGCATATTTTGAGTTTTATAATTTGAAACGACCTCATTCGAGTCTAGACAAAATGACACCAAATGAGTTTTACTATGATCAGCTACCCCAACAAAACAAGGTGGCTTAA
- a CDS encoding AraC family ligand binding domain-containing protein, with translation MSNWVNVTQDKSTGIELIHAHFKGFAYDPHLHSSYLIGVTELGHQQFNCRKKIIDSYQGQTFMLEPEEVHDGNAPDPLGFTYKMMHLDPAWLKKSYEGIFNEPIELAIESTLRSDPQLSHLILSTYNILNNNESQLMKDTYLDLLLENLGNTPIFN, from the coding sequence ATGAGCAATTGGGTCAATGTCACACAGGATAAGTCTACAGGTATAGAACTAATTCATGCCCACTTCAAAGGCTTTGCATACGATCCTCATCTACACTCAAGTTATCTTATAGGGGTAACAGAGTTAGGACATCAACAATTCAATTGTAGAAAAAAAATTATTGATAGCTATCAAGGTCAAACTTTCATGCTTGAACCTGAAGAAGTTCATGATGGTAATGCACCAGATCCTCTCGGCTTCACTTATAAAATGATGCATTTAGATCCAGCATGGTTAAAAAAAAGCTATGAAGGAATATTTAATGAGCCTATCGAACTTGCTATCGAATCAACCCTACGTTCTGATCCTCAACTTTCACATTTGATACTTTCAACCTACAATATATTGAATAACAATGAATCTCAATTGATGAAAGATACGTATTTAGATCTTTTATTAGAAAACTTAGGTAATACCCCCATTTTTAATTGA
- a CDS encoding IS30-like element ISAba125 family transposase → MEYIKLSYHHLNFEDRTALMLESRKEGFSARKFAELIKRHPSTIYRELKRNSINDVYQAQYASDNTFARRRRGHRKLKIDSILWKFIVEAIRCLWSPQQIAKRLKTFPDLDQTMNVSHTTIYSTIRALPKGELKKDLLSCLRHENKKRKANGEPKKDSILQDIKTIHERPAEVQERKIPGHWEADLIKGKDNKSSIATLIERNTRLCILATLPDAKAESVRKALTEALKYLPAELRKTLTYDRGREMSEHKILEEDLGIDVYFCDPHSPWQKGTCENMNGLIRQYLPKGIDLNQADQHYLNQVAMSLNTRPRKALDWLTPLEKFAQLVDYHKTFQTVAPHV, encoded by the coding sequence ATGGAGTATATAAAATTGTCATACCATCATCTTAACTTTGAAGATCGTACTGCATTAATGCTTGAGTCAAGAAAAGAAGGCTTTTCAGCCAGAAAATTTGCTGAACTTATTAAAAGACATCCTAGTACGATCTATCGTGAGCTTAAAAGAAATAGCATCAATGACGTTTATCAAGCTCAATATGCTTCTGATAACACCTTCGCTAGACGTAGACGTGGTCACAGAAAACTCAAAATCGATTCAATCCTCTGGAAATTTATTGTTGAAGCGATCCGTTGTTTATGGTCTCCTCAGCAAATAGCAAAGCGTTTAAAGACATTTCCTGATTTGGATCAAACAATGAATGTAAGCCATACAACGATTTATTCAACGATACGAGCATTACCAAAGGGTGAGTTGAAAAAAGACTTATTATCCTGTCTACGTCATGAAAATAAAAAGCGAAAAGCTAACGGTGAACCTAAAAAAGATTCTATATTACAGGATATTAAAACTATTCATGAGCGCCCAGCCGAAGTTCAAGAAAGAAAAATACCGGGTCATTGGGAAGCTGATTTAATTAAAGGTAAAGACAATAAAAGTTCGATAGCAACACTTATTGAACGAAATACACGGCTCTGTATCTTGGCAACATTACCTGATGCAAAGGCAGAATCAGTGCGCAAGGCTTTAACTGAAGCTCTGAAATATTTACCTGCAGAACTGCGTAAAACGTTGACCTATGACCGTGGACGTGAGATGTCAGAACATAAAATACTCGAAGAAGATTTAGGCATAGATGTATATTTCTGTGACCCACATTCACCCTGGCAAAAAGGCACATGCGAAAATATGAATGGTTTAATTAGGCAATATTTACCTAAAGGGATTGATTTAAATCAGGCAGATCAGCATTATTTAAATCAAGTTGCCATGTCACTGAATACTCGTCCTAGAAAGGCGTTAGATTGGCTTACACCATTAGAGAAATTTGCTCAGCTTGTTGATTATCATAAGACTTTTCAAACTGTCGCACCTCATGTTTGA
- a CDS encoding IS3-like element ISAba20 family transposase (programmed frameshift) yields MKTSKYSDSLIMSILKQAEAGTPIPNLCREHGMSSATFYKWKSKYGGMDLSMMTRLKELEAENARLKRMYADERLKSDILQDALFKKVLRPVQRKSLAQQATEQFKISISMACLIFKVSQTCYRYKARLDEENQQIAEWLIQLTNDHKTWGFKLCFLYLRNVKKYKWNHKRVYRIYKELELNLRIKPNKRIKREQPETLAVPTAKNESWSMDFMHDQLSDGRSYRVHNVIDDYNRESLDILIDFSLPAERVLRGLDQLIEWRGKPKRIRTDNGPEYISELMEKWCDQHGIEHVFTQPGNPQQNAYVERFNRTVRYECLNQYLFRDLSEVQDYTTDWQYFYNHERPHMSVNGCPPIFKQ; encoded by the exons ATGAAAACATCTAAGTATTCAGACAGCTTGATCATGAGTATCTTGAAGCAAGCTGAAGCAGGAACACCCATACCGAACTTGTGCCGCGAACATGGTATGAGCTCTGCTACATTCTACAAGTGGAAGTCCAAATATGGCGGCATGGATCTTTCAATGATGACGCGGCTTAAAGAACTTGAGGCTGAAAATGCCCGTTTAAAACGCATGTATGCTGATGAGCGGCTAAAGTCAGACATCTTGCAAGATGCACTTT TTAAAAAAGTTTTAAGGCCTGTTCAGCGAAAGTCACTTGCTCAGCAAGCTACTGAGCAATTTAAGATTTCAATCAGCATGGCCTGCTTAATTTTTAAAGTCAGTCAAACGTGTTATCGCTATAAAGCTCGTTTAGATGAAGAGAATCAACAGATTGCCGAATGGTTGATTCAATTAACCAATGATCATAAAACATGGGGCTTCAAGCTTTGTTTCCTGTATTTGCGTAATGTTAAAAAATACAAATGGAACCACAAACGTGTCTATCGCATTTATAAGGAGCTTGAGCTTAATTTAAGAATCAAGCCTAATAAGCGGATTAAACGAGAACAGCCAGAAACCCTTGCAGTACCGACAGCTAAGAATGAATCATGGTCAATGGACTTTATGCATGATCAACTCAGTGATGGACGTAGTTATCGAGTTCACAACGTGATTGATGACTATAATCGCGAGTCATTGGATATATTGATTGACTTTTCATTGCCAGCAGAACGTGTACTGAGAGGACTTGATCAGCTCATTGAATGGCGAGGCAAACCTAAACGCATTAGAACCGACAACGGCCCAGAGTATATAAGTGAGCTGATGGAAAAGTGGTGTGATCAGCATGGTATTGAGCATGTATTTACTCAACCAGGCAATCCACAGCAAAATGCATATGTTGAGCGATTTAATCGTACAGTACGTTATGAGTGTCTAAATCAATATTTATTTCGAGATCTGAGCGAGGTGCAGGACTATACAACTGACTGGCAGTACTTTTATAATCATGAACGACCTCATATGTCAGTAAATGGTTGTCCACCTATTTTTAAACAATAA
- a CDS encoding carbapenem-hydrolyzing class D beta-lactamase OXA-58: MKLLKILSLVCLSISIGACAEHSMSRAKTSTIPQVNNSIIDQNVQALFNEISADAVFVTYDGQNIKKYGTHLDRAKTAYIPASTFKIANALIGLENHKATSTEIFKWDGKPRFFKAWDKDFTLGEAMQASTVPVYQELARRIGPSLMQSELQRIGYGNMQIGTEVDQFWLKGPLTITPIQEVKFVYDLAQGQLPFKPEVQQQVKEMLYVERRGENRLYAKSGWGMAVDPQVGWYVGFVEKADGQVVAFALNMQMKAGDDIALRKQLSLDVLDKLGVFHYL, from the coding sequence ATGAAATTATTAAAAATATTGAGTTTAGTTTGCTTAAGCATAAGTATTGGGGCTTGTGCTGAGCATAGTATGAGTCGAGCAAAAACAAGTACAATTCCACAAGTGAATAACTCAATCATCGATCAGAATGTTCAAGCGCTTTTTAATGAAATCTCAGCTGATGCTGTGTTTGTCACATATGATGGTCAAAATATTAAAAAATATGGCACGCATTTAGACCGAGCAAAAACAGCTTATATTCCTGCATCTACATTTAAAATTGCCAATGCACTAATTGGTTTAGAAAATCATAAAGCAACATCTACAGAAATATTTAAGTGGGATGGAAAGCCACGTTTTTTTAAAGCATGGGACAAAGATTTTACTTTGGGCGAAGCCATGCAAGCATCTACAGTGCCTGTATATCAAGAATTGGCACGTCGTATTGGTCCAAGCTTAATGCAAAGTGAATTGCAACGTATTGGTTATGGCAATATGCAAATAGGCACGGAAGTTGATCAATTTTGGTTGAAAGGGCCTTTGACAATTACACCTATACAAGAAGTAAAGTTTGTGTATGATTTAGCCCAAGGGCAATTGCCTTTTAAACCTGAAGTTCAGCAACAAGTGAAAGAGATGTTGTATGTAGAGCGCAGAGGGGAGAATCGTCTATATGCTAAAAGTGGCTGGGGAATGGCTGTAGACCCGCAAGTGGGTTGGTATGTGGGTTTTGTTGAAAAGGCAGATGGGCAAGTGGTGGCATTTGCTTTAAATATGCAAATGAAAGCTGGTGATGATATTGCTCTACGTAAACAATTGTCTTTAGATGTGCTAGATAAGTTGGGTGTTTTTCATTATTTATAA
- the adeS gene encoding two-component sensor histidine kinase AdeS: MKFNFFKNSVGINFQFIIMMSLFNLGITLLSFMIGYFVYSWAIKIGFLNTQVINSNEFSVTSVDFIWLFLVLLTGFFLSTILAFKYGKRYTQPISDLADVIQQIQQGNLALRIKQPHHDIPHEIKSLIENFNEMANQLEVSVKNSTVWNAAIAHELRTPVTILQGRLQGIVDGIFIADKALHLSLLNQVEGLSYLVEDLRTLTLIENKQLRLELEKTNLKNSIEKCLQMFNERFHVKGLTIVLNLTDKLVCVDIRRMEQVFIALFSNFLRYSNAGKINITSVTTAEHWVLTFEDEGPGIDESHLKHLFKPFYRLEDSRSCLDGGTGLGLAVIDAIIEAHQGHIYYSKSKNLGGSCFTIQLNRKTSTHL, from the coding sequence ATGAAATTTAACTTTTTTAAAAATTCTGTTGGAATTAACTTCCAGTTTATTATCATGATGAGCCTATTCAATTTAGGCATTACGCTGTTATCTTTCATGATTGGCTATTTTGTTTATAGCTGGGCGATAAAAATAGGTTTTCTAAATACACAAGTTATTAATTCAAATGAATTTTCAGTTACCTCCGTTGACTTTATCTGGCTGTTTTTAGTGCTATTAACAGGCTTTTTTCTTTCTACTATCCTCGCCTTTAAATATGGAAAACGCTATACACAGCCAATTAGTGATTTAGCAGATGTTATTCAACAAATTCAACAAGGCAATTTAGCACTCAGAATTAAACAGCCACATCATGATATTCCACATGAAATCAAGTCTCTTATTGAGAACTTCAATGAAATGGCAAACCAACTTGAAGTATCAGTTAAGAATTCAACTGTTTGGAATGCTGCAATTGCACATGAATTACGAACACCTGTGACAATATTACAAGGTCGCTTGCAAGGTATTGTCGATGGTATATTTATTGCCGATAAAGCTTTACACCTAAGCTTATTGAACCAAGTCGAAGGCTTATCTTACCTTGTGGAAGATTTACGGACACTGACACTTATTGAAAATAAACAATTACGATTAGAACTAGAAAAGACCAATTTAAAAAATAGTATTGAAAAATGTCTGCAGATGTTTAATGAACGGTTTCATGTTAAAGGTTTAACTATTGTTTTAAATTTGACGGATAAATTGGTTTGCGTTGATATAAGAAGGATGGAACAGGTCTTTATTGCATTGTTCTCTAACTTTCTAAGATATTCGAATGCTGGAAAAATAAATATTACATCTGTAACCACAGCAGAACATTGGGTATTGACGTTTGAAGATGAAGGTCCTGGTATTGATGAATCGCATCTTAAACACCTGTTCAAACCCTTCTATCGACTGGAAGACTCTAGATCATGTCTAGATGGCGGTACTGGATTAGGCTTGGCAGTGATTGATGCAATTATTGAAGCACACCAAGGTCATATTTATTATTCTAAATCCAAAAACTTAGGTGGCAGCTGTTTTACTATTCAACTAAATCGTAAGACATCAACTCATTTATAA
- a CDS encoding LysE family translocator, producing the protein METILAFCAFSFVASITPGPTNFLILSTSHQFSIKKTLGLIFGGSIGAASLVLITGLGIGTTLNEYPKIQLILSFTGGIWLSYIGWKIFNYRPDLESKI; encoded by the coding sequence TTGGAAACGATTTTAGCTTTTTGTGCCTTTTCTTTTGTTGCATCAATTACTCCTGGACCAACCAATTTCCTTATTCTTAGTACAAGTCATCAATTTAGTATTAAAAAAACATTAGGCTTAATCTTCGGTGGAAGTATTGGTGCTGCATCATTAGTCTTAATTACAGGACTTGGAATTGGTACAACACTCAATGAATACCCCAAGATTCAATTAATATTAAGTTTCACTGGCGGCATTTGGTTAAGCTATATTGGATGGAAAATTTTTAATTATAGACCTGATCTAGAATCTAAAATCTAA
- a CDS encoding helix-turn-helix domain-containing protein, protein MKTDRFYINRVFKKNFNCSPHQYLIQLRLNKAKELLRKGLSATTVASYLCFSDQSHLGRWFKRCYGITLNQYQKACTNVLDIS, encoded by the coding sequence GTGAAAACAGATCGTTTTTATATTAACCGTGTATTTAAAAAAAACTTTAACTGTTCTCCACATCAATATCTGATCCAACTCCGTTTAAATAAGGCAAAAGAATTGTTAAGAAAAGGATTATCAGCAACAACTGTTGCTTCATATCTTTGTTTTTCTGATCAAAGTCATCTAGGTCGATGGTTTAAACGTTGTTATGGCATAACATTGAATCAATATCAAAAAGCGTGCACAAATGTTCTAGATATATCTTGA
- the aadT gene encoding multidrug efflux MFS transporter AadT: MKATNLDPKRWWILLAVVLAFLPIVIDMTVLHVAVPSLTQSLSATSNQVLWIIDIYPLLMAGLLVPMGTLADRVGNRKILLIGLVIFGIASVLAAFSQTASMLIAARALLALGGAMIMPCVLGIIRRTFEDSRERAIALGIWGTIGSAGAAIGPLIGGGLLEYFWWGSVFLINVPIMLVVAPMCYFLLSRKEAITPGHWAFGQALLLIVGLISFVYALKAGLGGKQSLLIVLPLVVLSIGLLTIFVRKQLNSPQPMLDLSLFSRPAILAGIIMAMVAAGALAGVELTLAMELQYVIRLTPLQAGLFMVPIMVAAAIGGPIAGFLSNKFGLRLVATMSLILAAIALVSLSYSDFHHPGIIVPFILASIGLTLSIGLTASSIAIMGSVPAEKGGAAGSLESTGYELGTGLGITLFGVFMAYIFGSHLQVPSDLTAVLAEKARLSIGDTYLVASQLPVEQGTALINAGKIAFSSAHVNLLLTAGIIIGILSIVVFFMLAKYRDENSL; the protein is encoded by the coding sequence ATGAAAGCTACCAATCTTGATCCGAAACGCTGGTGGATATTGCTCGCTGTCGTGCTTGCATTTCTGCCGATTGTGATTGATATGACTGTACTGCATGTTGCGGTTCCCTCATTAACCCAATCGCTGAGTGCCACAAGTAACCAAGTCTTATGGATTATTGATATTTATCCATTACTTATGGCTGGACTTTTAGTTCCGATGGGAACTTTGGCTGATCGTGTCGGCAATCGTAAGATTCTGCTGATTGGCTTGGTTATATTTGGAATTGCCTCAGTCCTTGCGGCATTTTCCCAAACGGCTTCTATGCTGATTGCCGCACGTGCTTTATTAGCATTAGGCGGTGCCATGATTATGCCCTGTGTATTGGGTATTATTCGCAGAACCTTCGAAGACAGTCGCGAACGTGCCATTGCGCTGGGTATTTGGGGCACAATCGGATCAGCCGGTGCCGCCATTGGACCGCTCATTGGTGGGGGATTGTTAGAATATTTCTGGTGGGGTTCAGTTTTCCTGATTAACGTCCCAATCATGCTGGTTGTCGCACCAATGTGCTATTTCTTATTGTCCCGAAAAGAAGCTATAACCCCTGGACATTGGGCATTTGGTCAAGCGCTATTGCTGATTGTCGGTTTGATTTCGTTTGTATATGCACTAAAAGCAGGCTTAGGCGGTAAACAGTCGTTGTTGATTGTCTTGCCTTTGGTCGTTTTATCTATCGGCTTATTAACCATATTTGTACGCAAACAGCTGAATTCTCCTCAGCCGATGCTAGATCTTTCGCTATTTTCACGTCCTGCTATTTTAGCCGGCATTATTATGGCAATGGTTGCTGCAGGCGCTTTGGCAGGGGTTGAGTTAACTTTGGCAATGGAGCTGCAATATGTCATTCGTTTAACACCGCTGCAAGCCGGTCTTTTTATGGTTCCGATTATGGTTGCGGCCGCTATTGGCGGGCCTATTGCTGGTTTTTTATCCAATAAATTTGGACTCCGTCTGGTTGCGACCATGTCATTAATATTGGCAGCAATTGCGTTGGTCAGTTTGAGTTATTCAGATTTTCATCATCCGGGAATCATCGTTCCCTTTATTTTAGCTTCGATTGGATTAACACTGAGTATTGGTTTAACAGCTTCATCCATTGCGATCATGGGCTCAGTACCTGCAGAAAAGGGCGGTGCGGCAGGTTCACTTGAAAGTACAGGTTATGAACTGGGTACAGGACTAGGTATTACTTTATTTGGTGTTTTCATGGCCTATATATTTGGCAGTCATCTTCAAGTGCCGTCAGATTTAACTGCTGTTTTAGCAGAAAAAGCCAGACTTTCGATTGGTGATACCTATTTAGTGGCGAGCCAGTTACCCGTTGAACAAGGTACAGCATTGATTAACGCAGGTAAAATTGCCTTCAGTTCAGCTCATGTTAATTTATTATTAACAGCAGGGATTATCATCGGGATACTCTCCATTGTGGTATTTTTTATGCTAGCTAAATATCGAGATGAGAATTCATTGTGA